The Malus domestica chromosome 10, GDT2T_hap1 genome contains a region encoding:
- the LOC103445225 gene encoding disease resistance-like protein DSC1, whose product MGCIISLLRVWFRSLTFSSPSSSAADSAAGDADDAEIPPLREKYDVFISFRGEDTRRGITSHLHQALEQRKIETYIDDRLQRGEEIGPALVEAIEKSRLSVIIFSKNYPSSTWCLKELVHILKCKERCGQMVIPVFYDVSPSDIRNQQGSYAVAFAGLEKRFKDSIDRVQEWRNALTTAANLSGFDYSNNTWTEAVLVKNVVDHIWNKLIRESSCDLNGLIGIERHIEQIESLLCIHSPEAPIAVGIWGMGGIGKTTIAETVFHKLSSKFEASCFLRNVRENSEQANGMDRLEKTLLKEISKKEGLSIGSTFVRERLRRTKVLIVLDDVSDSMQMDRLAGKRLPYRTGSRIIITSRDRGTLRPTVEEDKIYKVEGLKPDDALQLFYSRAFKNNITPRTDYKELAKKAVDYAGGIPLALVLLGSSFLNCKSKEEWEHEFNKLKELPDENIQKVLRLSYDRLGRNEKEIFLDIACFHKGKNVDEVKRMLDIRGFHAARGIRVLVDMSLISIDSTWKNSPWKIVQMHDLVQEMGRTIVLEQCFEDPGKRSRLFKNKDVNRVLQNNTGTPIVQAMWVDRSKIEKQRLKRADFKVMSNLMMLTVVNYGTYLAASLDLPSSLRYLEWHGYPLNSLPSKFCPENLVELHMPRSRVKKLWNEDQRLVNLKVIDLTYSSNLTEVPNLSGSPEIEHINLHTCENLVKIPGCFQHLDKLTYLNLGDCTSLKYIPEMPKNVEFLDLHGSGLQELPNSVWSLEKISYLDIKFCMCEVRSIEGFELPRGISKLPLVDRKNLVSLPTDIRKLKSLKKLKLSWCSELENFQEIFEPKKPSESMKPSEPKKPSGHLNLRCTAIRELLSSIEFLPALKSIRLSDCSRLSRISESIPKLKYRDTLDLKGGSAFYKFLQISKRIEHLNFLSLEGTAVKKLHSSIENLIGLETLDLGKCWRLSVVPGSIYSLTNLKTLSFRDCSALKEWPSGSVRLQSLEVLDLHRTSISEIPDGLVGSTSLQKLDLSGSMIRSIPASIKQASRLHTLSLGWCEQLQSLPELPVQCDLEAQGCRSLKTVPSSRTALTQGWDKYTYFGKRNFFNCGNLDDNARSNIMDEAQLRIMREATNSSKKDYGIVCPGKEIPKWFSFRYQSEGSSVHIKLPPDCFRTGLLGFVLSAVVSCVSNGNNDFEITARCNVKSPGESHGLFTSGFIVERFRWIPPWVQANQHDHVCVWGRPFIIEEGAEECSPDVYKLANEASVQFSVSGRDFWSPDPSLKVENCGIWPLYAEDVEKVKPDRFFTSGEPKIQEETREDETWEASGSSYKNKANESDDESEASKSSDEPQLYDSGNDSEASE is encoded by the exons ATGGGGTGCATCATTTCTCTCTTGCGTGTGTGGTTCAGATCGTTAACCTTTTCTTCTCCTTCGTCTTCTGCTGCTGATTCTGCAGCTGGTGATGCAGACGATGCTGAAATCCCCCCTCTTCGGGAAAAGTATGATGTGTTCATCAGTTTCAGAGGTGAGGACACCCGCCGTGGCATCACCAGCCATCTTCACCAGGCCTTAGAACAGAGGAAAATTGAAACCTACATAGATGACAGACTTCAGAGAGGAGAAGAAATTGGACCTGCCCTTGTAGAAGCAATCGAGAAATCTAGGCTTTCGGTGATCATTTTCTCGAAAAACTACCCTTCTTCCACGTGGTGTTTGAAGGAACTTGTGCATATACTCAAATGCAAGGAAAGATGTGGCCAGATGGTTATACCCGTATTCTACGACGTCAGTCCATCGGATATACGAAACCAACAGGGGAGCTATGCGGTTGCATTTGCTGGACTTGAAAAACGTTTCAAGGACAGTATCGACAGAGTTCAAGAGTGGAGGAATGCTTTGACGACTGCAGCCAATCTATCTGGCTTTGATTACTCAAACAATACCTG GACGGAGGCAGTTCTAGTTAAGAATGTTGTTGATCATATTTGGAACAAATTGATTCGCGAATCATCATGTGATTTAAATGGCCTGATTGGAATTGAAAGACACATCGAGCAAATCGAATCTTTATTATGCATTCATTCACCAGAAGCACCCATCGCTGTAGGAATTTGGGGGATGGGTGGTATTGGCAAGACCACCATTGCTGAAACTGTATTTCACAAACTCTCTTCTAAATTCGAAGCTAGTTGTTTTCTTAGAAATGTTAGGGAGAACTCAGAACAAGCAAATGGAATGGATCGCTTGGAAAAAACACTTCTTAAAGAGATATCAAAGAAAGAAGGTCTATCCATAGGATCAACTTTTGTTCGAGAAAGGCTCAGACGAACAAAGGtcctcattgttcttgatgatgtGAGTGATTCAATGCAAATGGACCGTTTAGCTGGTAAGCGTCTTCCGTATCGCACTGGAAGTAGAATCATTATCACAAGTAGAGATAGGGGGACGCTTAGGCCAACTGTTGAAGAGGATAAGATCTACAAGGTTGAGGGATTAAAACCGGATGACGCTCTTCAGCTCTTCTATTCGCGTGCTTTCAAGAATAACATTACTCCTAGAACAGATTATAAGGAGTTGGCAAAAAAGGCAGTGGATTATGCTGGGGGCATTCCTTTAGCTCTCGTACTTCTGGGGTCCTCATTCCTAAATTGCAAGAGCAAAGAAGAATGGGAACATGAATTTAACAAATTGAAAGAACTTCCCGATGAAAATATCCAGAAAGTGTTGAGATTGAGTTACGATAGATTGGGAAGAAATGAGAAGGAGATATTTCTGGATATAGCATGTTTTCATAAAGGGAAGAATGTGGATGAGGTAAAACGAATGTTAGATATTCGTGGATTCCATGCGGCACGCGGAATTAGAGTTCTCGTTGATATGTCTCTCATATCAATTGATTCAACTTGGAAAAATTCACCTTGGAAAATCGTACAGATGCACGATTTGGTACAAGAAATGGGAAGAACAATTGTTCTTGAACAATGTTTTGAAGATCCTGGTAAACGGAGTAGGTTGTTCAAGAATAAGGATGTCAATCGTGTACTGCAAAATAACACG GGAACTCCAATTGTTCAAGCCATGTGGGTTGACCGGTCTAAGATTGAAAAGCAGAGACTGAAACGCGCAGACTTCAAAGTGATGTCTAACCTAATGATGCTAACTGTAGTGAATTATGGCACTTATCTCGCCGCTTCTCTAGATCTTCCCAGTTCTCTTCGTTATCTTGAATGGCATGGATATCCTTTGAATTCTTTGCCCTCAAAATTTTGTCCTGAAAATCTAGTTGAGCTTCATATGCCCAGAAGCCGAGTTAAAAAGCTATGGAATGAAGACCAG AGACTTGTGAACTTGAAAGTGATCGATCTGACGTACTCATCTAATCTCACGGAAGTTCCAAATCTGTCTGGGAGTCCAGAAATTGAGCACATAAATCTTCATACCTGTGAGAATTTGGTTAAAATTCCTGGGTGTTTTCAACATCTTGACAAGCTTACTTATCTTAATCTTGGAGATTGCACAAGTCTCAAGTATATTCCAGAGATGCCAAAGAATGTTGAATTCTTAGATTTACATGGAAGTGGTCTACAGGAGTTGCCTAATTCAGTTTGGTCTCTCGAAAAAATTTCTTACCTGGATATAAAATTTTGTATGTGTGAGGTACGATCTATTGAGGGTTTTGAGCTTCCCAGGGGTATAAGTAAATTACCATTGGTTGATCGCAAGAACCTTGTGAGTCTCCCAACCGACATTCGTAAGTTGAAGTCTCTCAAGAAACTCAAGCTCTCTTGGTGCTCTGAACTTGAGAACTTCCAGGAAATATTCGAGCCCAAGAAACCTTCGGAGAGCATGAAACCTTCGGAGCCCAAGAAACCTTCGGGACATCTTAATTTAAGGTGCACAGCCATTCGAGAGCTACTCTCATCAATCGAGTTTCTTCCTGCTCTCAAAAGCATTCGACTAAGCGACTGCAGTAGGCTTTCAAGGATCTCAGAGAGCATCCCTAAGTTGAAGTATCGTGACACACTTGATCTCAAAGGTGGCTCTGCATTTTACAAATTCCTTCAAATCTCGAAGCGAATCGAACATCTGAACTTTCTTAGTTTGGAAGGGACAGCGGTCAAAAAGCTTCATTCGTCTATTGAAAATCTAATTGGGCTTGAAACATTAGATCTTGGTAAGTGCTGGAGACTAAGTGTTGTCCCAGGAAGTATCTACAGTTTAACCAACCTTAAAACTCTCAGCTTTCGTGACTGTTCGGCACTCAAAGAGTGGCCGTCCGGCTCTGTTCGTTTGCAATCTTTGGAAGTTCTAGACCTCCATCGCACCAGCATATCAGAAATCCCTGATGGTCTCGTTGGGTCAACCTCATTGCAAAAGTTGGATCTGAGTGGAAGCATGATTAGGAGCATACCTGCAAGCATCAAACAAGCTTCTCGGTTGCATACACTCAGCTTAGGTTGGTGCGAGCAGCTTCAATCATTACCAGAGCTCCCAGTGCAATGTGATCTTGAAGCTCAAGGCTGCAGGTCGCTGAAGACAGTGCCAAGTTCAAGGACAGCACTCACACAAGGTTGGGATAAATACACATATTTTGGGAAacgtaatttttttaattgcgGAAATTTGGATGATAATGCAAGGAGCAACATAATGGATGAAGCACAGCTTAGAATTATGCGAGAGGCAACTAATTCATCAAAGAAAGATTATGGCATTGTATGTCCGGGAAAAGAAATTCCAAAGTGGTTCAGCTTCAGATATCAAAGTGAGGGATCTTCAGTCCATATCAAGCTTCCTCCAGATTGTTTTCGAACAGGTTTATTGGGTTTCGTTCTCTCTGCTGTTGTTTCTTGTGTTTCCAACGGCAATAATGACTTTGAAATAACAGCTAGGTGCAATGTCAAATCCCCGGGTGAAAGCCATGGACTGTTCACTTCTGGATTCATTGTCGAACGATTCCGTTGGATACCTCCCTGGGTGCAAGCCAACCAACATGATCACGTGTGCGTGTGGGGTAGGCCCTTTATAATTGAAGAGGGAGCAGAAGAATGCTCCCCCGATGTTTACAAACTTGCAAATGAGGCCTCTGTTCAATTCTCTGTGTCTGGACGTGATTTCTGGAGTCCTGATCCCAGTCTGAAGGTGGAAAATTGTGGTATATGGCCGTTGTATGCGGAAGATGTTGAGAAGGTCAAACCTGATCGCTTCTTCACATCGGGGGAACCAAAAATACAAGAAGAAACAAGAGAAGACGAAACTTGGGAAGCCAGTGGATCAAGTTATAAGAATAAAGCAAATGAAAGTGATGATGAGTCAGAAGCCAGTAAATCAAGTGATGAGCCACAACTATATGATAGTGGTAATGATTCAGAAGCCAGTGAATAA